TGGAACACTAAGGTTATGTGTTAGAGGTAAAAGTTGGATGTAAAGATTAACAGTAGTTTTATTTTTTATTTGTTTTGCTATTATATTTATCAAAGACAGTTTTTGTACTCAGAAATAAAGCTTAAATAGTATAAGCTACATAATTGAAGTAGGCTTTTTTTTTGTATATAGTTAAAAATTGTTCACCAATTTTTTTTTATGGCTCCACTGGAAACAATAGGGTTCCTCTCTTTTATAAACCTTCCACTGGAAATAAAGGGGTCTCACATTTTAAGTTCCATTTGAAATTCACAATTAGATGTATCTTTTTTCTCATTAAATTTTGATAAAGGTGCTAAGCACTGTTTTTTCTCCATAACTTTATTTTTATAAATGCTTGCAATGGAAACAAAGGGGTTATCACCATAAGGATTAATAACCCTAATTTCCAATGTAGCGAATGGAAGAAAAGGATGAAATAAAGACTTCAGTTAGTTATAGTAGATTTTCTTTATTCAAGGGTACTGAATTACAGAAGAGTTTATTTTTTCTTCTTTTAGTTCCCTTTACAATACATTTATCTGAAATGGTACCTTTACAGGCTATTTCACGTTGGTGAGTTAAGTCCAAGGTCTTCAGTGGTAGGATGGTAGTCAATATGCAAAATAAAGCTTTAGATGGTCTTTTTCAGGAATTACTTGCAACTGAACCTATTTTTAACAATAAGGAGGTTTTAAGGCCAACATATACTCCTGATACCTTAGTGCATAGAGATGAGCAAATAAACAGTCTTGCAACTATATTGGTTTCAGCTTTAAGAGGTGACACTCCTTCTAATATTCTTATCTACGGCAAAACAGGAACTGGAAAAACAGCTGCTTCCAGGCATGTGGGAAGAGAGCTGGAAAGAATAGGTGAACAACTTAATGTTCAGTGTAGTGTAGTTTATGTTAATTGTGAAGTGATCGATACTCAATACAGGTTGCTTGCTAATCTGGCAAGACAGTTTGGAGAAGATGTACCAATGACCGGTTGGCCTACTGATCAGGTATTTGCAAAATTTAAAGAGGTTATAGACTCAAAAAAGCAAGTAATTGTTGTAATTCTTGATGAAATTGATAAGCTTGTTAAAAAGGGAGATGATGTACTTTATAATCTATCCAGAGCAAATTCAGATCTCAAACAGGCTAAGGTTAGCATGATCGGAGTCTCTAACGACCTTAAATTCACTGAATTTTTAGATCCACGAGTAAAAAGCTCTCTTGGAGAAGAAGAAATCATTTTCCCACCTTATGATGCAGATCAGATCAGTGACATCTTGATGGAAAGAGCAGAAATTGCTTATAAAAATGGAGTTTTGGAAGAAAGTGTCATCCCTTTATGTGCAGCTTTTGCGGCTCAGGAGCATGGTGATGCAAGGCGTGCATTGGATCTATTAAGGGTTGCAGGAGAACTTGCTGAACGCGAAAAGAAACCGCATGTACAGGAAGAGCATGTTAGAAGGGCTCAGGATAAAATAGAAGTTGATCGTGTTATTGAAGTAGTAAAGACCCTTCCCACTCAATCAAAACTTGCACTTTGTGCAGTCATAAATTTGAGAAACAACGGATATAAGAACGTTACCACTGGAGAAGTGTACAATGTTTACCGTCAACTTTGTATTAATGTAGACATGGACATTCTAACCCAGAGGCGCGTGACCGATCTGATGTCAGAACTGGACATGCTTGGTATAGTAAATGCTCTTGTTGTGAGTAAGGGTAGATATGGAAGAACAAAAGAAATAGTTTTGAGTGTCCCCGTTTCCAGTACACAGCGCGTACTTTTTGAGGATTACAGACTGAAGCCACTTGAGGACTTCAAACCTGTAATTACCACTCAAATGCACTTATGATGCTGTTTTCTGATAAAGTCCATATCAGAAAGGCAACATCAGCCTTATCTTCCCTATATATGGTATTCGATATCTGGCAATTCCTATGATCCACTCTTCTTTTACCGGTGTAAGATAGCTTATTTGTCCCTGCTGATCATATATCATATTAGTTTGCTCATTATCCCCTTTAGTGATATAACCATCATGAGGGGCAACTGGCCCTCCTTTCCACATTGGTTCACCTGCTTTAACAAAGTACATCGCTCTATGTATAATAGGTATAACCTCTTCTCTGCCGTAAGGCCGGTATAATATAACATCCCCTTTATCCTTAAATGATACATAATCAGTGGATGCATCATCTTTGGTTATTACAGATGTTCTTTCTATATTTTGGATAAAAATTATATCTCCTATATTCATATGTGGTTCCATACTACCGGATTCCACAGCTACCATTGGTGTCCACATCCCGAATATCAGGTATGAAATTGTTGAAAATAAAAGCACAGCTGCAGCTACAGAAGTTATGTCTCTGGCAAGGGAAATATAAAAGTTCTCGCTTTCTCTAAAAGTTTTAATACCTTCCTTTAAATCCATTCTTTCACCGGATGCTTTTAGATAAAAATGATATAATAGTTTCCTCCTTTCCATTACAACTATATAACAACATAGCATATAGAATACATCGCTCTCCTTGGAGTGCCAGAGGATTGAAAATCTGTGATCAAAATATTTCGCTATTCATAACGCTGATCCTCTATGAATCAGATCGAAGTGATTACCGTTTTCCTAGAAGAAGGATATCAGATAAGCCCGAATGCTGTGGAATTGATATGTTGTCATTGTAACCCACGCAGTCTTCTGGACGATGTCCTGCAGAACATGGACCCTTCTGTGTTAGTAGTGGATATTGAGCATATTAATGAGTGCATTAATGAAAGAGATATTCAAAAAAAATATGAAGTGCCTGTAAAAGCTCCTTTTTCTAAAAGCAGCAATATTATTCCTGCACAAGTAAACCCTATGGTTTCCACTCTTACCTGTCCTCAGTCTTACAATCCTGTTGATGTTTTATTGGACATTACTGATAATTCAACATGTGTAGGCGAATATATGGAATTTGTCCAGTTTTTCAGGAATAGATATAGCAGATTAAGTGAAATGATAAGGGGCAGGTTAAATTCAAGACCTATAGAAAGTCTGAACAAATACCGTAATAAAAAAGGCGGTCGTCGCGAGGGCATGGATAAGGATATGAATGAAGTTTCCATCATTGGTATGATCTCAGACATTAAGAGTACAAGTAATGGTCATAAAATGGTAGAACTTGAGGATACTACGGGTTCTATCTCAGTGCTGATAAGAATGGCTGATAAAGAGCTATTTGAGCTTGCCAGTTGCTTTGTACTGGATGAAGTTGTGGGTATTACTGGTGCTCTTACTAACGATGGTAAACTGCTTATAGCTAAAAAGATCACGATTCCAGACTTACCTAATACTCTGGGTGAAAGAAAAAGATCATACGGCAAAGCTGTCCTCACCTCTGATGTTCATGTAGGTAGTTCTACATTTTTAGAAGAAGAATGGTATCGTTTTATTGATTTTCTCAAAGGTGATACTGACAATGAAGTGATGGCTGAGTTGTCCACGGAGGTACGTTATCTTGTTGTGGCTGGAGATCTTGTAGATGGAGTAGGTATTTATCCGGGACAGGAGATGGAATTAAATATACCGGATGTATATGAACAGTATAAAAAAACTGCAGAATATTTTAGTGAAATACCAAAGCACATTAAAGTTATAATATCTCCTGGTAATCATGATGCTGTGAGACAAGCAGAACCACAGCCCATGCTGCCGGAAAACATACGGGCAGATTTCTCTGAAAATGTATTATTTGTGGGTAATCCCTCTGTTGTTGATCTTGATGGTGTCAAACTTATGATATATCATGGTAGGTCTATTGACGATCTGGTAGCCTCCATACCTGGTGTATCCTATCAGGAACCCACAAAGGCAATGGTGGAAATGATGAAAAGAAGACATCTTTCTCCCATTTATGGCAGCCGGGTATCTATAGCTCCTGAAAAACAGGATCATTTTGTTATTAGCCAGGTGCCAGATATACTGCATTGTGGTCATGTTCACACAGTGGGTGTGGAATGGTACAAGAATGTTCTATTGGTTAATTCGGGTACATGGCAGTCCCAGACCGAGTTCCAGAAAAGAGTAAATGTCGTGCCTACTCCTGCACAGGTGCCTATAGTAGACCTCAGCACTCTTAAGACCACTATCCTTAAGTTTGCTGAGTGATACTTGTAACAGTTTTTATCTAGAAATAAGATTGGCAGTTGAACAGAAAATTATAAATAGAAAATATTTACTACTCAACACCACATCCAATATAAATTTTGAAATTTTTGGTTACAGTATCAAATAAGTTTTTTTAGGTGTTTCTCTTATCTACTTCTTTTTTTCCAAAGCCCCCCATCTTAGATCTCAGAGCAAAAAATATATATTGGTGTGTCCTCAAGTCAAAGTTAAAACTTAATTGCCTGTAAATGCTTTTTGAAGGTATCTTCATGTATGTAATTGCACTAGACCTTGGTACTAGCGGTTTCAGATCGCAGCTGATAGATATAGAGACAAGAGAAACTATTAAAACTGTGATCACTATGGGTCATCCACTCCCTGGCGGGAATGTAATGGACCATCTGGATTTTGCGATCAGCACAGGCAAGGATGTAGCTCATGGATTGATAATTGAGGCTGTGAAGAAAGTACTGGAAAGATTCAATGTTGATCCATTAAGTATACAGAGAATAGCTGTTTGTGGTAATCCTATACAGTTATCCCTTTTTCAGAATAGTGAGATTCTGGACCTTGCGTATGCAGGCGAGGCCAAGCAGAAAAAACTGGGTGTTCACGATGTGAAAAGAGATGCTCGGATCTTCCCTGCCAACCAGATATTCAAAGGCATCTATGAGATGGACAACTGTGAGATAGTAGTCCCTCCTGCAATAAAACATGAGATAGGTGCTGATGCCCTTGCCATGATGATGGAAACCGATTTCATAAACCAGAATGAACCGTGTTTGGTAACAGATTATGGAACAAATGCAGAGATGGCATTAAAAGTAGGAGAGAGGATCATCACTGCAAGCGCTGCAGCTGGTCCGGCCATTGAAGGTCAGGGCATCAATTGCGGTATGCTGGCAGGTCCCGGAGCCATAAGTGATGTTAATCTTGAGGGTTCCTACTGGCGGCTCATAGTGCTCAACGAGGAGATGGAACCCATAGAAAGTGATCTTGTAGATCCAGTTTCCGGTGAAATCATTGAATCTTCTGGAATAAAGGCCAAAGGTATTACAGGAACAGGGGTTATTTCTACCATTGCTTTGGCTATCAAGGAAGGCCTGACGAAAAAGTTGCCGCATCTTCCAGAGGGAAGGATTGTTTTGGGTGATGGGATCATAATCACCGATAAGGATGTGGAAGAAGTGGGTAAGGCGATCGGTGCCATCTGGGCTGCTCACATGACTCTCATGATAGAAGCCGGTATTGAATACTCTGACTTGAAATACGTTTATATGTCGGGGGCTACGGGCACATACGTTGATGCTGAAAAGGCGAGACATTTAGGTTCTGTACCGGGTTTTATCCCTAATATTGTCCAGTTTGGCAACACTTCCATCGGTCTTGCAAGAAAGCTTGCTGTGGATCCTATAAAGTTGTGTGATGTCATATCTGTAGCAAAGAAAATACATGCCGATCATCTCATGATGGCTACAAGTGAAACATTTAAAGACATATATCTCTGTGAACTGTCTTACTGGCAACAGGGAATGCCTTTGGAGATCTATGATCAGATGCTTCAGTTATATAAAATTAAACCTTTCCCCCAAAACCTTGAAAAGGTGAATATAGAAAGACGTGTTTCAAAGGATATTGATGATGTGGGGGAAAAAGGCATAGAGATTGTAAAGGATATAGGTATCATCCTTGAGGCACCTGTGGTAAAATGTATAATGTGCCATAAATGTGAAAAAGACTGTCCTGAAGATGCTGTAATTATCATTGAAAGAGAAGGTAAGAGGTTTGCAAATATAGACAGCCAGCATTGCCTTGGTACAAGTTGTAGACGTTGTGTTACCATCTGTCCCGAACAAACAATGAACCATTCAATTTTGAAGGTGAAGCGTTAAACCTTTGCATGCTAACACTTCTAAAGGTCATAGTATATGGAACCCTCAGAACTTACTGACAGTAATAGAGCAACTTATGGCAGGTATTTTGGCATCTGTACTTCATACCATCATTCTAAAGGTTGCCTCTGTATAAAATGTCCTTCTTATCAGGAAAAAGGGATGATGTTCTGTGCCAGGAAAAATCAGCAAACGCCATCTTTAAAGGCAGGTTGTCTGTGTCTCTCATGTCATACTTATGAGAAGTTCAGACTTGAAGGAGATTATTTTTGTTTTATTCAGTAGTGAGGTAGATACTAATTGAAATTATTTAAAAAAATATTTACTGGCAACTCTACGAAGAAAGACATCAAAAAGATTCACGATGGTGCATTACAGGCTTATAAGAAGGGACATGTTCTTCTTAAGATGCAGAAGTTTGAAGAGTGTATAGCTGCTTATGATCTGGCAGAAGATTTGTGGGAAGAAGAGGTGGACATGCTTACATCTCAGGGTGATTATGAAGCTGCAAAGATATCAAAAGCAAGTGTCCTTAATAGTTTGGCTGGAAAAAGCTATGCAAATTATATGATAGGAAAATATGATAATTCTCTCGAACTCCTTGAAAAGATGTTGGATCAAGTTCCAGATGATCCTGAAAGCCTTTTTAGAAAAGGCTTTGTGCTTTATAAAACTGGGAGATACAATGAAGCTTTGTTTTGTCTTGACAGTGCATTGTCCAAATGTATGCAATTCCCTGAGGCATGGTACTGTAAAGGAAATATTTTAAGAGAGCTTGGAAATTATGAGGGTGCACTTGAAGCTTTTGAGTATTCTATTGAATGTTCGCAGCCTCTTAACTATCAGTTCCCACGGTTTACATGGATTCCTCTCACATCATCTTCTCACATTAAAATGGATAGTGCAGAAGCATGGTACTGCAAAGGTGACATATTTTTCAGACAGACTAAGTATGCAGATGCTCTAGAAGCTTTTAACAGAGCTTTGGCAATAAAACCCGGGTTTGAAGATGCTGCTAAGTTCAGGGATACAGTGCTTCATGAACTTGGAAAGAAAAGTATATCAAATTAGGAATGCTAGTTGAAAACCTATCCTTTTTTTAGTGATAGATAATTAAAAACTAATGCAGGGTCTTTACTAACCCTGCATATTTCAGGTTTTAGTTCAATACTTATGTGCTTTCGCCATTTCCACCATTGCCTGCAGGTTCACTGTGGGTGTCTTGCTGACAATACCACAACCTGGTGCAAGCAATGCGACCCCTGCATCAAGGACTTCCTTTGATTTCTCTTTGATGAACTCAGGTGTCTTGTTCCAGAGCACATTCACAGGGTCCAGGTTACCAACTATCAATGCCTTTTTGACTGCATTGACGGCTGTTGCAGGATCTACATTCTGATCGATACTGATGGCGTTCACACCACTGGATTCCATGAGTGCAAGACCAGCTGTGGTATCACCGCAGATGTGGAGTACTGTAGGCACGTTCAGCTCGTTCATGGCATCTACCAGTTTCTTGTGGAATGGTACTACGAACTTCTCATAGAACTCAGCTCCAATCAGCTGGTAACTTGCTGTTGGGTCGATAATAACCATAGTATCAGCACCGTTCTCCACCATCTTCTTTGCGTATGCAACACTGAAAGCTGTGGAGAACTCCATAAGCTTCAAGCCAAGGTTCTCATCTGTAAAGATATTCATGAACCAGTCATCACCGTTCAAATGCTGGGCAAGGGAGAAAGGACCTATCATACTGCCAATGATGGGTAATTCCTTACCGTACTTGTCTGCCAGGATCTTAATAGCCTCACAGACAACGCCTATCCTGCCGTGGTCCAGACTGTAACCTTCCAATTTAGCTATGTCATCAACGCTCTTGACCACATGGCCTACCACAGAAGGCTGTTGTTCCTGTGTACCTGCCTTGATCTGGCAGCCGAAGAACTCAGCTTCAGCAGTGATATCAAAGGGTACACGTACCGCTTCAAAACCTACAACGGTATGACCAGCTTCGCCTAAATTTGCCATGAGCTGGGCATCTTCATTGGCCTGCGGCCAGAATGCGCCACAAGCTTCCATTTGTTCTACGGTACCGGTCTGCGTGACAGAAATAGCTGCCATACGGTCTACGCTCTGCCCTGTTAAAATACGGGCAAGCCTTTCTTTAGGGGTGTAATCGGACATAATCAGTCTCCTTAAAAATTATGTTCTTTCAAAAGCTTTTCACTGTTAAAATGAAACAAGTGGCTATATACAATCCTCACAGATATGATGGTCTTTGAAAAACCAAAAGGTGAGGTGCTACTTATTATATCAGTTATGAGATTTATATAAACTAGTTCCGTTACTGTTTTTTCACTTTGATTTCTCACTTAAAGTTCATTATTCCCACTTGCAGGGTTTGCCTTCACTCTGTATCTTCGACATGACCTCTATACGTTTGAAACTTTCCCAGAGTCCGTGAACATTGCAACTTGCGACTGCAATTAGATCTGTGAGCACTGATTTTGTACCACAATCACCACACACATTGACCCCATGGATATTACATTGTTCTAACACTTTCACAGCAACAACTTCTTCAGGGATTGTTACTGTGAACTCCGCAGTGGTGCTGGTATCAGATGGTGAATAATTCACTTCTCCTAACTTTATTCCATGCATGGAGAGCTTTATCCATTCGATGTAATGAGATTGTTCCATTACATGTGGAACTGTCACCTTAACAATGAAAGGCTGTCCAGTGAGGACAAGTTCCGGTGCTTCTATCATAGGCACATGCTTCTGCTCAAGCTCTGTGAGGTGAGCTGGATCTACAGGCTTATTGATTTTTTTATCAGTCATTTGATCACCATTTTCCTGAGTTCTATATCAATAAATAAAATAAAAAGCCAGCAGAGCCGGCATTAGAACTTATAGTGTTTCACAGAGTGGTACAGTATAACCACAAAGAACACTATTATTACTCCAAGAGATGAGAAATAGGCTACAGGATCCCATACAAAGCTCATAGCTCCGCTTTCTCCCCAGCCTACAAGCACAGTTCCCTGCAAGACCACTGGTGTTACCACGCAGGTAAAAGCAACTATGAAGACAAAGAGGATGTCAAAGATCCTCATGAAAATTCCTGTTTCTCCTTCCTGTTTAACTGCTGCTGCCATCTTATACCTCCTTAATCATAGTATTCAAATTCGAACATGTGTTTCTTGATGGATTTATATACACCCACACATCCCAATGTTTCTATTCCCAGCAACAGGATTATGAACAGTACATACAGTCCTATGAGGAGAGGTGGTATAGGTACACTGGCTCCTATTATTGACACTATGTTGTATATCATGTACAGTTCGGAGAAGTACAGCAGTGCTAGCAGCAACACAATGACTCCGGCATCCTGATGCAATTTGCTATGGTATCTGTTATTGTCTATATTTGCCAACTTCATCCCTCCTTATTAGCTCCTGTGCATTACCGGATTTGGCCATCCCATATCGCGTTCCCAGTCATGCTCACTTTCCATGCTCTTGTACCTCCAGTTGAAGTAGAAGTACGCTACTATGTAGAACACCAGCCCAAAGATCAGATTGTAACGGTATCCCCAATTGAGTGTCGAGAGAATTATTATTGCAAGGAATATAGTAAAGTAAGCTATCCATGGCTGCAAGGGTCCTATGAACGGACGCACCTTGCTCGAATGCTGTGGGAACATTTTTCTGAACCTTATAAGAGCAAATGGGATCATGACATAGGCAACCATTCCTGATGTGATCGAGAAGGTTATAACCTGGTCAAGGAAACCACTAAATGCAAAAGCAATAGCTATAGGCATTGTAAAGATCACAGCTCTGTAAGGTGTGTAATATCTTGGGTGCACGGCTGCGAACCAGGGTGTCAGGAAATTATCCCTGGACAATGCAAACCATGACCTTGAAGAGTCACACACACATCCGTTTGCACTGGCAATACAGGTAAACAATGTACCTATGGCCAGGAACACTACCAGGAAATACATACCACTTGAAGTTGCTGCCTCATAAAGGGGATATACAGATACTCCGAGTACTGATGCGGGTATAAGGCCAGAACATAGAAACAGCGTCATACCTGCTCCAATAAGCAGAGTGATCATACCAGCCTGTTGTCCCAGTGGAACTGCCCTTGAGGGATGCTTGCATTCTTCTGCGCACATTGCCGCACCTTCTATTCCCAGATAGAACCAGGGACCGAACTGCAATGCAGCAAATATTCCCACAATCCCGTTAGGCATTGCGCCTGAGATCAATTCTGCAGGGTTCCATGGTATATTTCCTATTCCCAGGAGATTGAAGAAGAAGAACATGATTATAGCTATGAAAGCGGTCATGGTTAGCGCAAAGTTAAGAGTAAGTGCAGCCACGACTCCGCGGTAGTTGATAAATGTAAGGATCGATATCACAAGCAATGTAACTGGTAATACTTGTATCTCCGGAAAGATCGATTGGGCTATTGATGCCACGACAATTGAATCTGCAGCTTCCAAGGCAATATATTCCATGTACACGGCAAGACCAACTATGGCAGCTGCTCCTGGTCCTATGAACAATCTTGCCCAGTCATAGGGACCTCCCGCAAGTTTTGTAGCGGCTCCAAGTTCACTAGCACACAGTGCTACCATAACATACATCGTACCTGCTACAAGCAGTGCAAACAGGGAACCAAGTATACCACCCTTTGCAACTGTGAAGTTCCACCCCATATATTCTCCGACAAGCACTATGCCGACACCAAGAGCCCATACGTGATAAGGTCTCAATGTTTTTACAAGGGTGGGGGATTCTGAACTCGTTTCTTCGGTCATTGAGTTTTCCTCCTTTTATGATTTTTTAGACACTTTTACAGCATCCAGCAACACCCAACCTATCAACAAGAAATCGATGAGATAAATTGCACCATTTATCATGGTCCATGTGTCCATTTTAATATGCCTCCGCTGTTTTATATAATTAATAGATATTTCTACTTGGGCTAACCTCCATAAAAAAAAAGCCAGCGATTAATTCGCCGGCTTGGTTTTGGAGGCTTAGAACACCAGCCCCAGTCCTTCGAGCTTCTTTCTTGCTCCTTCGTAGACTTTCATGTATTCATCCGTTGGTTCGATTGTCTTGACGTTGTAGCATTCCTGGAACGTCTTGCCAGCAGGTGCTTTAGCATAGTCGTTCTCGTACATCTTGACGAGGTTGTCCAAGATCTTGTTGACCTCTGGGATCTCCATTCCGGCAGTAGCCCTTGCAGTTTCTCCCATCATCCTGGCTTCCATACCTGTGGTCTTGTCAAGTGCAACACCCTTTGCGGCTGCGACACCAGAGAGGATCTCACGTCCGGAAGCAGTGTCTGTGACGGACTGTGCTGCAGCTTCCAGCAGGCACATCTCGGTACATGGACCTGCACATGGGTAGTACTGGTTGCCTGAGAGAATGTTAGTGAACTCACTGATGGTTGCACATGTCCAGCCTGCGATCATGAGGGTTTCTCTGGTGTTGGTGGAACCCCATCTGATGTGGACAGGACCGTCAAGGTGCCAGCTTGCATTGCTCATCACCATTGCGTTGATGTGGGTTGCAATGTCCACAATTGCTGTCTCTTCTACGCCGCCGGTGTAACCACCGAATATGGGCATCTGTTCGTCCATAATGATGTTGCTGTTAGCCTGATAGTGTGCTATTACAGCAATTGCGTCCAGGTCGATCTTGAGCTCATTGAGCTGTGAGACCTCGTGACTGTCACTGCTTTTCATGCCACCGGCACAGTCTGCAGCTATATTTCCCTGAGCGGACAGGGAAGTCTCTGGTCCCTATATGCCCATACCTGGGCGGCCTGCCATAGCACATGCCTGCTTGATAAGCCTGGTTTCTGTCTTGGCTGCAAGTATTTCGTATGGGCTGCCTGGTACAGGTGACTTGCCGCGGATGGACATCATCACACCATCTACAATGGTGTCGACTTCCTTCTCAAGGGCATAGCTCATGTGTATTGGCATGAACATATCTTCGGATATTGGGGAACCAGTTGGGCCACCCTGAATAATAGGTTTCTTCTTGTCGCCGACATTTCTCTTGCTGACACGCACAGCGTCCCTGCCAGTTCCCAGCCTGAAGTCCTCGCCTGAATTCTTAATGGCATCCCAGATCTCGTCTTCAGTATACTTGACGACCCTGTGGGTGTCGGTACAGAAGATACCACATTCAAGAAGTAACTCGAAACCTGCCTTGAACAGTTTCTCCATCATGTCCTTGTCAGTGGGGACGAACTCGCCCTTGAAATCCAGACCATACTTCTGCTTAAGTTCCATTGTCTTGGATGGGAGGACCATAAGATCCCAGTCGTCCTGAGTTATCTTCTCGCCGCTCTTTGCGCGGTCATAGAAATCATAAACATCAAATGATTTTCTGTATGTCATCTACAAACCTCCTTATTTCATGATATCAATGGCTACACGGGCTGCTTCAGCTGCGTTCTCTGCTGTTGCATCAGCACCGATTTCTTTTATCCATTCCTTGGTAACAGGTGCGCCACCGAACATGCACTTTACACTGTCCCTGAGGCCTGCTTCCTTGAGCAGTATGACCACGTCTTTCTGGCCAAGCATGGAGGTTGTCATGAGTGCAGAACCTACGAGGACGACTTTATGTCCCTTGAGTTTGGCTACTTCTTCAACGACAGTCTCGTTAGGTACATCCACACCCAAATCAACGATGGTAAATCCGCTGGCACCCAGCATTGTGGACACTAACCTGTGACCTATGTCGTGAATGTCTCCTTCCTGCACAAAAGTAATTGCGGTACCTGTGCCTTCTCCCGGCTTCTCCTTTGCAAGTTCAGGGGCCAGGATTTCCATTGCGCCGTTCATGGCCTTAGCTGACATCATGATCTGAGGTAAGTAGATCTCAGCTTTCTCAAATTTTTCACCAACAATATTCATACCCAATGCAAGGCCATCGTTGATAGCATCAAATGCAGGAACACCGGCTTCAAGGGCTTCCTTTGCTGCTGCAACGCAACCATTGATGTCCTGTTTGACTATGGTGTCTCTAAGTTTGTCAAGAATTTCTTGTTTACCCATTTAAGTTCCTCCTATTGTAAATCAACTGTACTTTCAGCAATGCCATTACACGCTATGCTAATGGCTTACCTTCAGAACAGTTTATGATCAGGAAGTCATTCTGAAAACTTCCTACCCCATGATGGTATACGCTAATATATAGTATAATTTGTAGCTGCTTTTCCATAGAAGTACTAATAT
This DNA window, taken from Methanomethylovorans hollandica DSM 15978, encodes the following:
- a CDS encoding ORC1-type DNA replication protein gives rise to the protein MQNKALDGLFQELLATEPIFNNKEVLRPTYTPDTLVHRDEQINSLATILVSALRGDTPSNILIYGKTGTGKTAASRHVGRELERIGEQLNVQCSVVYVNCEVIDTQYRLLANLARQFGEDVPMTGWPTDQVFAKFKEVIDSKKQVIVVILDEIDKLVKKGDDVLYNLSRANSDLKQAKVSMIGVSNDLKFTEFLDPRVKSSLGEEEIIFPPYDADQISDILMERAEIAYKNGVLEESVIPLCAAFAAQEHGDARRALDLLRVAGELAEREKKPHVQEEHVRRAQDKIEVDRVIEVVKTLPTQSKLALCAVINLRNNGYKNVTTGEVYNVYRQLCINVDMDILTQRRVTDLMSELDMLGIVNALVVSKGRYGRTKEIVLSVPVSSTQRVLFEDYRLKPLEDFKPVITTQMHL
- a CDS encoding S26 family signal peptidase, producing the protein MDLKEGIKTFRESENFYISLARDITSVAAAVLLFSTISYLIFGMWTPMVAVESGSMEPHMNIGDIIFIQNIERTSVITKDDASTDYVSFKDKGDVILYRPYGREEVIPIIHRAMYFVKAGEPMWKGGPVAPHDGYITKGDNEQTNMIYDQQGQISYLTPVKEEWIIGIARYRIPYIGKIRLMLPF
- a CDS encoding tetratricopeptide repeat protein; the protein is MKLFKKIFTGNSTKKDIKKIHDGALQAYKKGHVLLKMQKFEECIAAYDLAEDLWEEEVDMLTSQGDYEAAKISKASVLNSLAGKSYANYMIGKYDNSLELLEKMLDQVPDDPESLFRKGFVLYKTGRYNEALFCLDSALSKCMQFPEAWYCKGNILRELGNYEGALEAFEYSIECSQPLNYQFPRFTWIPLTSSSHIKMDSAEAWYCKGDIFFRQTKYADALEAFNRALAIKPGFEDAAKFRDTVLHELGKKSISN
- a CDS encoding methylamine methyltransferase corrinoid protein reductive activase translates to MYVIALDLGTSGFRSQLIDIETRETIKTVITMGHPLPGGNVMDHLDFAISTGKDVAHGLIIEAVKKVLERFNVDPLSIQRIAVCGNPIQLSLFQNSEILDLAYAGEAKQKKLGVHDVKRDARIFPANQIFKGIYEMDNCEIVVPPAIKHEIGADALAMMMETDFINQNEPCLVTDYGTNAEMALKVGERIITASAAAGPAIEGQGINCGMLAGPGAISDVNLEGSYWRLIVLNEEMEPIESDLVDPVSGEIIESSGIKAKGITGTGVISTIALAIKEGLTKKLPHLPEGRIVLGDGIIITDKDVEEVGKAIGAIWAAHMTLMIEAGIEYSDLKYVYMSGATGTYVDAEKARHLGSVPGFIPNIVQFGNTSIGLARKLAVDPIKLCDVISVAKKIHADHLMMATSETFKDIYLCELSYWQQGMPLEIYDQMLQLYKIKPFPQNLEKVNIERRVSKDIDDVGEKGIEIVKDIGIILEAPVVKCIMCHKCEKDCPEDAVIIIEREGKRFANIDSQHCLGTSCRRCVTICPEQTMNHSILKVKR
- a CDS encoding DUF2769 domain-containing protein — encoded protein: MEPSELTDSNRATYGRYFGICTSYHHSKGCLCIKCPSYQEKGMMFCARKNQQTPSLKAGCLCLSCHTYEKFRLEGDYFCFIQ
- a CDS encoding DNA-directed DNA polymerase II small subunit; this translates as MNQIEVITVFLEEGYQISPNAVELICCHCNPRSLLDDVLQNMDPSVLVVDIEHINECINERDIQKKYEVPVKAPFSKSSNIIPAQVNPMVSTLTCPQSYNPVDVLLDITDNSTCVGEYMEFVQFFRNRYSRLSEMIRGRLNSRPIESLNKYRNKKGGRREGMDKDMNEVSIIGMISDIKSTSNGHKMVELEDTTGSISVLIRMADKELFELASCFVLDEVVGITGALTNDGKLLIAKKITIPDLPNTLGERKRSYGKAVLTSDVHVGSSTFLEEEWYRFIDFLKGDTDNEVMAELSTEVRYLVVAGDLVDGVGIYPGQEMELNIPDVYEQYKKTAEYFSEIPKHIKVIISPGNHDAVRQAEPQPMLPENIRADFSENVLFVGNPSVVDLDGVKLMIYHGRSIDDLVASIPGVSYQEPTKAMVEMMKRRHLSPIYGSRVSIAPEKQDHFVISQVPDILHCGHVHTVGVEWYKNVLLVNSGTWQSQTEFQKRVNVVPTPAQVPIVDLSTLKTTILKFAE